The following proteins are co-located in the Echinicola sp. 20G genome:
- the iolB gene encoding 5-deoxy-glucuronate isomerase gives MIKDHKYNLLAKAQKVEEGVYQQVLKEEGNWQFLNFEARLMKRGTVFSGNTGNNEYAFILLSGNYTMKTSRGTWQVTNGRASVFSGIAYSLYLPRRTDFTLTADSDLLDIAYGWCETDQDFDPVFKTPEESTIEIRGGDNATRQINDLLGPGFPCHRLVAVEVYTPSGNWSSFPAHKHDERKVDENGNLLEARLEETYFYKIDRPEGYAIQQVYTGDRSLDEIAVARNNDVVLVPKGYHPVVAGHGYNVYYLNFLTGSDQSLANTPDPDHNWIFGTWKGVDSRIPMVNAKMNPND, from the coding sequence ATGATAAAAGATCACAAATATAACCTGTTGGCAAAGGCCCAAAAAGTGGAAGAAGGGGTATATCAACAAGTTCTTAAGGAAGAAGGAAACTGGCAATTTTTGAATTTTGAAGCCAGACTAATGAAGCGGGGAACAGTGTTCTCAGGCAATACAGGAAATAATGAGTATGCATTTATCTTATTGTCGGGAAATTATACCATGAAAACGAGTCGTGGGACTTGGCAGGTTACCAATGGTAGGGCCAGTGTTTTTTCAGGCATAGCGTATAGTCTGTATCTACCAAGAAGGACGGATTTTACACTGACTGCAGACAGCGATTTGCTTGACATAGCCTATGGTTGGTGCGAGACTGATCAAGATTTTGATCCTGTTTTTAAGACGCCTGAGGAATCAACTATTGAAATCCGTGGTGGTGATAATGCGACAAGACAGATCAATGACCTGTTGGGTCCCGGCTTTCCTTGTCATAGATTGGTAGCAGTGGAAGTATATACTCCTTCTGGTAATTGGAGTTCTTTTCCGGCCCATAAACATGATGAGCGCAAAGTGGATGAAAATGGTAATTTGTTAGAGGCGAGGTTGGAAGAGACCTATTTCTATAAGATTGATCGGCCAGAGGGCTACGCTATCCAGCAGGTTTATACTGGAGATAGGTCTTTGGATGAAATAGCCGTAGCCAGGAACAATGATGTTGTACTAGTCCCAAAAGGCTACCATCCGGTTGTCGCGGGTCATGGCTATAATGTGTATTATTTAAATTTTTTGACGGGTAGTGACCAATCATTGGCCAATACCCCTGACCCAGACCATAATTGGATATTTGGGACTTGGAAAGGAGTGGATAGTAGGATTCCTATGGTAAACGCTAAAATGAATCCAAATGACTGA
- the iolC gene encoding 5-dehydro-2-deoxygluconokinase, with protein sequence MTEPQKNMDIITIGRSSIDLYSQNIGAEFVDIKGFDAFVGGSPLNIATGCARLGLNAALLTGVGEDKVGDFILNFLEKEGVETRFIPRISGARSSAVVLGIQPPDKFPLVYYRDNCADSKITIDHVIQSKVYEVRMIEVSATAMNIEPSRSAVFFALEEAHKADVTTLLDIDFRADQWSDIRSFGIMIRAALPKVKIALGTEEEILAAMLKDSSQVKIEHQQISAPKISGNIDVAIKGILDLGVEILIVKRGGKGVTIYDNEGQVTDVPGFPVEPLNVLGAGDAFASGFIYGYLQGWDLYKSCRMGNASGAQVVLQPGCANFMPSLQESLKFIEEHGGF encoded by the coding sequence ATGACTGAACCTCAAAAAAACATGGATATCATTACTATTGGAAGATCATCCATAGACCTTTATTCCCAGAATATAGGAGCGGAGTTTGTTGATATAAAAGGGTTTGATGCATTTGTGGGAGGGTCCCCTTTGAATATTGCCACTGGATGCGCAAGGCTTGGCTTGAATGCGGCATTGCTGACAGGGGTAGGAGAGGATAAAGTAGGGGATTTTATCCTTAATTTTTTAGAGAAAGAAGGTGTGGAAACCCGGTTTATTCCACGAATTTCCGGAGCTAGGTCAAGTGCAGTCGTATTGGGGATCCAACCTCCGGATAAATTTCCTTTGGTCTATTACAGGGATAATTGTGCAGATAGTAAGATAACCATTGATCATGTTATTCAATCCAAGGTTTATGAGGTCAGAATGATTGAGGTCTCCGCAACTGCAATGAACATAGAACCGAGTAGAAGTGCGGTGTTTTTTGCCCTAGAAGAAGCACATAAGGCAGATGTAACAACTTTACTGGATATTGATTTTAGGGCTGACCAATGGTCTGATATCAGGTCATTTGGGATTATGATAAGAGCAGCATTGCCAAAGGTTAAAATTGCTCTTGGCACAGAAGAAGAAATCCTGGCGGCAATGCTTAAGGATTCATCCCAAGTAAAAATCGAACACCAACAAATTTCTGCCCCAAAAATAAGCGGAAATATTGATGTAGCCATCAAAGGAATATTGGACTTGGGAGTGGAAATATTGATTGTCAAAAGAGGTGGTAAAGGAGTCACTATTTATGACAATGAAGGTCAGGTCACAGATGTTCCGGGTTTTCCGGTAGAGCCCTTGAATGTACTTGGAGCTGGCGATGCATTTGCATCAGGGTTTATCTATGGGTACTTACAAGGTTGGGATTTGTATAAATCCTGTCGAATGGGCAATGCAAGTGGGGCGCAAGTTGTGCTACAGCCTGGCTGTGCCAATTTTATGCCTTCACTCCAAGAATCCTTAAAGTTTATCGAAGAACATGGTGGTTTTTAA